In Ptiloglossa arizonensis isolate GNS036 chromosome 6, iyPtiAriz1_principal, whole genome shotgun sequence, a single window of DNA contains:
- the Hel89b gene encoding histone acetyltransferase 1, with the protein MTSRLDRLFILLETGTNAVTKRAAAQQLGEAQRLHPHDLHHLLARVSTLLKLPQWDTRVSAAQAVQAILAQVPAWDPQPIKKETCTDGEAKKHVPNNRLNFEKFDMEKVLAHSSHLTGSEGSEYDLIAADGEQMPLPNQGEKIIADKLGLHPRLMGVDTSELFTAEDLTPVVLSPTTNTHIKISVGETLKQPGGLSRREMNRARRKARQSVSKQRSREPDDHRSNEDYHNNSNAQSPVNSTGESLNKKIKLEEVISSEMNFNYNIQTESTNGVPDSTGCWPDSVIDWPLESFAESLRQDLFSQKWEVRHGAATALRELIKLHGKGAGKSRDQTAEEMEESHYQWIIDAALRLLCVLGLDRFGDFVSDQVVAPVRETCAQALGSLLLLVPNQKDNDNKNKGIVGILSVMLKLLEHDEWEARHGALLALKYLLAVRDDLLDDILPRVFPATMKGLSDPVDDVGAAAASALIPVASALPRLLEPSELEAVVIRLWELLREQDDLAAACNSFMGLLAAILSLPTARACLTPQPLSQVLPRLWPFLSHSSSSVRKATLQTLQTLTGDDGAHTEDRKERWGEGGGLVLQEALRHVFQRVLIEHVTAIQDIAERVWENLVVQSDLELLLHAACPLVSTWLCLAMQPEHVPFNPNLLMTISSPNKGTKSNQFIGTCDGQSDNSNNGGNNTVSGNVKSISELKVYIGGIETVAQNIRKSNVVQARCRAARMLGLLSHYVVQPAPGVTYTPDIPSPALCYAKVLLAHLNSRSALQRTVAGLTMSHWATVNNMKSPTIPDILRDKLLRCLNECVYYDEIAASFSRLIHDSRDYIATLKHYKLPVPIETDASGVITLDQIACLAGKPISELCAMGNAAGSGRSGGNIGGTPSTIKLKPKLIESLEERRKALEVGAADTAAQQLSYNVMSMAALAGAATMLHCLPPSPQPLNPLVKPLMEAIKREENEELQKLAAKHLSHLVDLCLDRKPSPNAKISTNLCTFLCSDIEFTPRINSDTDADLFDGILTLSNRQKHAERVAYNRGANSGLGGGRGPGRPPTTEIPLEELLACEEPEAKASRTRRRGATLALITIATHFGDQLPTRLPHLWELILPNLLREEKKITDRQNTQEEVNQLIFGLQVLEIMAPSLNKALLPPVLECLSCLCKLLAHPYKAVRHMASRCISVLATLDTEKVIVYITRSVIPLLETTGGEKLYSTTVTAPSEVDSIRQGAAEALTCLVENLGVNIVPYAVLFMVPLLGRMSDQNQCVRLACSATFATLVQLLPLDPGAITDPPDLVEKKAQERRFLEQLLNPRSIPDTELPIPVAAELRSYQRQGLNWLNFLNRYRLHGVLCDDMGLGKTLQTLCILALDHHRNPHALPSLVVCPPTLTGHWVYEAEKFFESKHLSVLQYAGTPPEREKLRPKVSYHRLIVASYDIVRKDIDYFETRQWNYCVLDEGHVIKNGKTKSAKATKRLHANHRLILSGTPVQNDVLELWSLFDFLMPGFLGTEKQFAAKYSRPILACREPKAGPKEQEAGALAMEALHRQVLPFLLRRNKEDVLQDLPPKITQDYYCDLSTLQRTLYEDFRTRHSASMLSTASCTTTANNPQGGHVFEALRYLRNVCNHPKLVLNPRHPLYHTVCNSLKQQKSTLADIEHGAKLPALKQLLLDCGIGQPQQQQNRNSVSAGGTQDNQPPQQQQLVSQHRALIFCQLKAMLDIVEKDLLRTHLPTVTYLRLDGSIPATQRHSVVARFNADPSIDVLLLTTQVGGLGLNLTGADTVIFVEHDWNPMKDLQAMDRAHRIGQKKVVNVYRLITRSTVEEKIMGLQKFKLLTANTVISTENASLETMATDQLLDLFSLDNGKGKRPDMQGDTVSKVSGLPGVSRSVLDILPELWEQQQYDDEYDFDSFLSKLKSDNQ; encoded by the exons ATGACATCAAG ATTGGATAGACTGTTCATATTATTGGAGACAGGAACAAATGCTGTAACCAAAAGAGCTGCAGCACAACAATTAGGAGAGGCACAAAGATTACATCCTCATGATTTACATCATTTGTTAGCAAGAGTATCTACTCTTTTGAAGTTACCACAATGGGACACAAGAGTTTCAGCTGCACAGGCTGTGCAAGCTATACTTGCTCAAGTTCCTGCTTGGGATCCGCAACCTATTAAAAAGGAAACATGTACAG ATGGGGAAGCAAAAAAACATGTACCAAATAAtagattaaattttgaaaaatttgatatGGAAAAAGTCTTAGCACATAGTTCACACCTTACTGGATCAGAAGGCAGTGAATATGATTTAATTGCTGCTGATGGAGAGCAAATGCCACTTCCTAATCAAGgggaaaaaattattgctgATAAGTTGGGTCTTCATCCACGATTAATGGGTGTTGATACATCAGAGTTGTTTACTGCTGAAGATCTTACACCAGTAGTATTATCACCTACTACAAATACACATATTAAGATATCTGTGGGTGAAACTTTAAAACAACCTGGTGGACTTAGTAGACGTGAAATGAACAGAGCTAGACGCAAG GCACGACAGTCAGTATCAAAACAACGTTCACGAGAACCAGATGACCATCGCAGCAATGAAGATTATCATAATAATTCAAATGCTCAATCCCCTGTTAATAGCACAGGCGAatcattgaataaaaaaataaagttagAAGAAGTGATCTCATCAGAGATGAATTTTAACTATAATATACAGACTGAGTCAACAAATGGAGTACCAGACAGTACTGGTTGCTGGCCAGATTCGGTAATAGACTGGCCATTAGAATCGTTTGCTGAAAGTCTTCGTCAAGATTTATTTAGCCAAAAGTGGGAAGTCAGGCATGGAGCTGCCACTGCTTTACGGGAACTTATAAAACTCCATGGAAAAG GCGCAGGTAAATCTAGAGATCAAACTGCGGAAGAAATGGAAGAAAGTCATTATCAATGGATTATTGATGCCGCTCTACGATTATTATGTGTATTAGGATTAGATCGATTTGGAGACTTTGTTTCCGATCAAGTTGTTGCACCCGTACGAGAAACGTGTGCTCAAGCACTAGGTTCTCTTTTGCTACTAGTGCCAAATCAAAAAGATAATGACAATAAAAATAAGGGTATTGTAGGCATACTTTCGGTCATGCTGAAACTTTTAGAACATGACGAATGGGAAGCAAGACATGGTGCATTACTTGCACTCAAATATTTACTCGCCGTACGGGACGATTTACTGGATGACATATTACCAAGAGTCTTTCCAGCCACCATGAAAGGTCTTTCTGATCCTGTTGACGATGTAGGCGCTGCTGCAGCTAGTGCACTCATACCTGTGGCATCTGCTCTCCCACGATTAttggaaccatcagaattagaAGCTGTTGTAATCCGTCTTTGGGAACTTTTACGCGAACAAGATGATTTAGCAGCAGCATGCAATAGTTTTATGGGGCTGCTAGCTGCTATACTTTCATTGCCTACAGCACGCGCTTGTCTTACGCCTCAGCCATTGTCTCAG GTTTTGCCAAGATTATGGCCATTTCTTAGTCATTCTAGTTCAAGTGTACGCAAAGCCACTTTACAAACGTTACAAACATTAACCGGAGATGACGGTGCTCATACTGAAGATAGAAAAGAACGATGGGGCGAAGGTGGTGGCCTTGTATTACAGGAAGCTCTTCGTCATGTTTTTCAACGTGTACTTATCGAGCACGTAACTGCCATACAGGACATAGCCGAACGTGTTTGGGAGAATCTAGTCGTACAGAGTGATCTCGAACTATTATTGCATGCAGCGTGTCCTCTTGTCAGCACATGGCTCTGCCTTGCTATGCAACCAGAACACGTGCCATTTAATCCAAACTTATTAATGACTATAAGTTCACCCAATAAAGGGACTAAGAGTAATCAGTTTATCGGTACATGCGATGGACAATCAGATAATAGTAACAACGGAGGAAATAATACTGTAAGCGGAAACGTAAAATCGATATCCGAACTGAAAGTTTATATTGGTGGGATCGAGACTGTAGCTCAAAATATAAGGAAATCAAACGTGGTACAAGCTCGTTGTAGAGCTGCACGAATGCTAGGATTGCTATCGCATTACGTAGTACAACCAGCACCGGGTGTTACTTATACACCAGACATACCTAGTCCTGCACTTTGTTACGCTAAAGTATTACTGGCCCATCTTAACTCGCGCTCTGCATTGCAACGCACCGTTGCAGGTTTGACAATGTCCCACTGGGCAACTGTAAACAATATGAAATCACCTACGATACCGGACATTCTCAG GGACAAACTCTTGAGATGTTTAAACGAATGTGTATACTATGATGAGATCGCCGCATCTTTCAGTCGTCTAATACACGACAGCCGTGATTATATTGCCACTCTCAAACATTATAAATTACCTGTTCCTATCGAAACAGATGCATCAGGAGTAATAACACTCGATCAAATTGCGTGCCTTGCCGGGAAACCAATTTCAGAGCTTTGTGCCATGGGCAATGCGGCGGGCTCCGGAAGATCGGGTGGAAACATTGGCGGCACTCCAAGCACGATTAAACTAAAACCAAAATTGATAGAAAGTTTGGAAGAACGGCGAAAAGCGTTGGAAGTAGGCGCTGCCGATACAGCCGCGCAACAACTTTCCTACAATGTTATGTCAATGGCGGCACTCGCTGGTGCCGCCACAATGTTGCATTGCCTTCCTCCGTCTCCACAACCTCTTAATCCATTAGTGAAACCACTGATGGAAGCTATTAAACGCGAAGAAAATGAAGAGCTACAAAAACTAGCTGCAAAGCATTTGTCACATTTAGTTGACCTTTGTCTAGATAGAAAACCTTCTCCTAATGCAAAG ATATCGACCAATTTATGTACATTCCTGTGCTCGGATATTGAATTTACACCTCGTATAAATTCTGATACGGATGCGGATCTTTTTGACGGAATTCTTACTTTAAGCAATAGACAGAAACACGCTGAAAGAGTAGCTTATAATCGGGGGGCGAACAGTGGTCTCGGTGGAGGAAGGGGCCCAGGTCGACCACCCACGACTGAAATTCCTTTGGAAGAACTACTTGCTTGCGAAGAACCCGAGGCCAAAGCCTCGAGAACGCGACGCCGTGGAGCTACTTTGGCGCTTATCACTATAG CTACTCATTTCGGTGATCAATTACCTACTCGTTTGCCACATCTTTGGGAACTAATACTACCAAACTTATTAcgggaagaaaaaaagatcACTGATCGTCAAAATACTCAAGAAGAAGTAAATCAATTAATTTTTGGTTTACAAGTTTTAGAAATTATGGCTCCGAGTCTCAATAAAGCTTTACTACCCCCTGTCTTAGAATGTCTTTCATGTTTGTGTAAATTACTAGCTCATCCCTACAAAGCTGTTAGACATATGGCATCTCGATGTATTTCTGTATTAGCTACATTAGACACGGAAAAG GTAATAGTATATATTACGCGCAGTGTAATACCTCTTTTAGAAACAACTGGCGGCGAAAAACTATATTCGACGACAGTAACAGCACCGAGTGAAGTAGATTCGATAAGGCAAGGTGCAGCCGAAGCATTAACATGTCTTGTCGAGAATTTGGGTGTTAATATAGTTCCATATGCTGTGCTTTTCATGGTTCCTTTACTTGGCCGTATGAGTGACCAAAATCAATGTGTAAGATTAGCTTGTAGCGCAACGTTTGCGACACTTGTACAACTTTTACCCCTCGATCCTGGAGCGATTACCGATCCACCAGATTTAGT AGAGAAGAAAGCTCAGGAACGACGATTCCTAGAACAACTTCTAAATCCACGCAGTATTCCAGATACCGAACTGCCAATTCCTGTAGCCGCAGAGTTGCGTTCTTATCAACGTCAAGGATTAAATTGGCTAAACTTCTTAAATCGTTATCGACTTCACGGCGTTCTATGTGACGACATGGGTCTTGGAAAAACGCTGCAGACGCTTTGTATACTGGCACTAGATCATCATCGTAATCCTCACGCACTGCCCAGCTTGGTAGTGTGTCCACCTACTTTAACTGGGCATTGGGTCTACGAAGCGGAAAAATTCTTTGAAAGCAAACACCTTTCTGTTTTACAATATGCCGGAACACCGCCCGAACGTGAAAAACTACGTCCGAAAGTTTCTTACCATAGACTGATCGTTGCGAGTTACGACATAGTACGTAAGGATATCGATTACTTCGAAACACGTCAGTGGAATTATTGTGTTCTCGACGAAGGTCATGTTATCAAAAATGGAAAGACAAAAAGTGCAAAGGCGACGAAACGATTGCACGCTAATCACAGACTCATATTATCCGGGACGCCGGTGCAAAATGACGTATTAGAGCTATGGTCCTTATTCGACTTTTTAATGCCAGGTTTCCTGGGCACTGAAAAACAATTTGCGGCGAAGTACTCACGTCCTATTCTAGCTTGTAGGGAACCGAAGGCTGGACCAAAAGAACAAGAAGCTGGTGCTTTGGCTATGGAAGCACTGCATAGACAG GTTCTACCATTTTTACTTAGGCGAAATAAAGAAGACGTCCTCCAGGACTTACCACCGAAAATTACACAAGACTATTATTGTGATCTATCGACACTGCAACGTACACTGTACGAAGATTTCCGTACTCGACATTCTGCCAGTATGTTGTCTACGGCATCGTGCACTACGACGGCGAATAATCCTCAAGGTGGACATGTGTTTGAAGCATTGCGATATCTACGTAATGTTTGTAATCATCCTAAATTAGTATTAAATCCGCGACATCCTCTCTATCACACG GTGTGCAATTCATTGAAGCAGCAAAAGAGTACTTTAGCCGACATAGAGCACGGAGCTAAATTACCTGCCTTGAAACAATTGTTATTGGACTGCGGTATTGGGCAACCCCAGCAACAACAAAACCGTAATTCCGTATCTGCTGGTGGTACACAAGATAATCAACCACCGCAACAGCAACAATTAGTGAGCCAACATCGAGCATTAATCTTTTGTCAATTGAAAGCAATGCTAGACATTGTAGAGAAGGACCTACTCCGCACGCATCTACCTACAGTTACATATCTCCGCCTTGACGGTAGTATACCAGCAACGCAAAGGCATTCCGTGGTGGCGCGTTTCAATGCTGATCCGTCGATAGACGTGCTCTTATTAACGACTCAAGTCGGTGGACTTGGATTGAATTTAACCGGTGCAGATACTGTCATATTCGTTGAACACGATTGGAATCCTATGAAGGATCTTCAAGCGATGGACCGAGCGCATCGTATTGGACAAAAGAAGGTAGTTAATGTGTATAGGCTTATCACGAGATCGACGGTAGAAGAAAAAATCATGGGACTACAAAAGTTTAAGCTTCTCACGGCAAACACCGTTATTTCAACGGAGAATGCGTCCCTAGAAACAATGGCTACTGATCAG TTattggatttattttcattggaCAATGGCAAAGGAAAAAGGCCTGATATGCAAGGAGACACCGTATCAAAAGTTAGTGGTCTGCCAGGTGTCAGTCGTTCGGTCCTAGACATTCTTCCTGAATTATGGGAACAACAACAGTATGATGACGAATACGATtttgattcatttttatccaaacTGAAGTCTGATAACCAATGA
- the Atpsynf gene encoding ATP synthase, subunit F, with the protein MKQGIGDYPLEYDPVRHGPYDPARYYGKPDTPFGEVKLGELVSWVGRRKKGPRPLIALFSRAYWRWQHKYVFPQKTGVAPFFQVVVPLCALFYCFNYLRIRGHRNYKYH; encoded by the exons ATGAAACAAGGAATTGGTGACTATCCCTTAGAATATGATCCAGTACGTCATGGTCCTTACGACCCAGCTCGATATTATGGAAAAC cCGACACTCCTTTTGGCGAAGTAAAACTGGGTGAGCTGGTTTCATGGGTGGGACGACGTAAAAAGGGACCCCGTCCGCTAATAGCATTATTTTCACGAG ctTACTGGCGCTGGCAACATAAATATGTGTTTCCTCAAAAAACTGGTGTGGCTCCGTTTTTCCAAGTAGTTGTCCCATTGTGTGCATTGTTCTATTGTTTCAATTACTTGCGTATTA GAGGTCACAGGAATTACAAATACCATTAA
- the Agps gene encoding alkyldihydroxyacetonephosphate synthase isoform X2 gives MDAIQDLKIEYSTKGIDRLVRAHGHTLREIFILRNGMFKRIPDVILWPKCHEDVVKIIRLCARYGSVCIPFGGGTSVSGASSCPTNERRTIILLDTSQMNRILWIDRENLIACCESGIIGQDLEKQLRLQGLTSGHEPDSYEFSSLGGWVATRASGMKKNRYGNIEDLVVRVRMVTGRTEDPEITLERGILVPRASCGPDFDHVILGSEGTLGVVTEVVLKIRPIPKVVKYGSVVFPNFQTGVMALRQVAKKRCQPASIRLMDNEQFQFGQVLRPESSWGGLILQGLKQIYITRIKKFKWDQMCVATLLFEGDTSADVAAQEKKIYDIAKQHNGVPAGETNGERGYVLTFVIAYIRDLGLEFYVLAESFETSVSWKRALPLCRNVKSRVARECYAHGIEQYFISCRVTQTYDAGCCVYFYMAFNYKNLLDPVETYETIEHAAREEILANGGSLSHHHGIGKLRSCFYSDAVGEVGVSLYRAAKLHLDPHNIFAAGNLDPNCVSKL, from the exons ATGGATGCGATTCAAGACTTGAAAATTGAATACTCTACGAAGGGTATCGATCGGCTCGTTAGAGCACACGGGCACACacttcgagaaatatttattctgaGAAATGGGATGTTCAAACGAATACCAGACGTGATCCTCTGGCCAA AGTGTCACGAGGATGTCGTCAAAATAATTAGATTATGTGCTCGGTACGGATCAGTCTGTATTCCATTTGGAGGTGGAACCAGCGTTAGTGGTGCATCGTCTTGTCCGACGAATGAACGACGAACAATCATCCTGTTGGACACTTCGCAGATGAATAGAATATTATGGATAGATAGGGAAAACTTAATTGCCTGCTGTGAATCTGGTATCATCGGCCAAGACCTTGAGAAACAACTGCGTCTTCAAGGTCTGACTTCCGGTCACGAACCTGATTCTTACGAATTTTCTAG TTTAGGTGGCTGGGTCGCGACGAGGGCGAGTGGTATGAAGAAGAATCGGTACGGGAACATTGAGGATCTTGTTGTCCGAGTCAGAATGGTCACTGGTAGAACAGAAGACCCTGAAATAACGTTGGAAAGGGGTATACTGGTACCTCGAGCTTCGTGCGGACCTGATTTCGATCATGTGATCCTTGGTAGCGAAGGAACATTAGGCGTCGTCACGGAAGTAGTGTTGAAGATTAGGCCAATACCAAAAGTAGTCAAATATGGTAGCGTagtttttccaaatttccaaaCTGGTGTAATGGCGTTGCGTCAG GTAGCCAAGAAACGATGTCAACCCGCCAGTATACGTTTGATGGACAATGAACAGTTCCAATTCGGTCAGGTACTGAGACCGGAGAGCAGCTGGGGTGGTTTAATTTTACAGGGATTGAAGCAAATCTATATAACGAGGATAAAGAAATTCAAGTGGGACCAAATGTGCGTTGCTACGCTTCTGTTCGAGGGCGACACGTCGGCCGATGTAGCGGCGCAGGAAAAAAAGATCTACGATATCGCGAAACAACATAACGGCGTGCCAGCGGGGGAAACAAACGGTGAACGGGGTTATGTTCTAACGTTCGTTATAGCGTACATTCGAGATCTTGGTCTGGAGTTCTACGTTCTGGCCGAATCGTTCGAGACCTCGGTTTCATGGAAACGTGCTCTACCGTTGTGCAGGAATGTGAAATCGCGTGTGGCCAGAGAGTGTTACGCGCACGGTATCGAACAGTACTTTATCTCTTGTCGTGTTACGCAAACTTACGACGCCGGTTGTTGTGTATATTTCTACATGGCGTTTAATTATAAGAATCTATTGGATCCCGTCGAAACGTACGAAACAATCGAGCACGCCGCGCGTGAAGAGATTCTTGCCAATGGTGGTTCCCTGTCCCATCATCACGGCATCGGTAAACTACGTTCCTGTTTTTACTCGGACGCTGTGGGAGAAGTGGGTGTATCCCTGTACCGGGCAGCCAAACTACATCTGGATCCGCATAACATATTCGCAGCTGGAAACTTGGATCCGAATTGTGTATCGAAACTGTGA
- the Vito gene encoding nucleolar protein viriato isoform X1 → MAPHVKTQPKLLNVNRKPSQPKKRRKITLVFDEKKRRDFLTGFHKRKVERQKKAQEQLQQQLKEERKRIKHDTREHYKKLLSSRDIPEIQQLLSEREFETEGHTVSILELNVADFAEKNALIGENKSNHETDSKEQEESDKDSEDDEQIVGMTLNENKAVKSSKETTKEKQINNKKDLKRTIRKATLNQIKKSKAFQQKQKLNRQKNKKESMRKLKRVQKVQKHSGKFKKKSNH, encoded by the exons ATGGCGCCACATGTAAAAACGCAACCCAAATTACTTAATGTAAATAGAAAACCTAgtcaaccgaagaaacgaagaaaaattacgcTCGtatttgatgaaaaaaaaagacg AGACTTTTTGACAGGATTTCACAAACGAAAAGTAGAGCGACAAAAGAAAGCTCAAGAGCAGTTGCAACAGCAATtgaaagaagaacgaaaaagaATCAAACACGAT ACACGGGAACATTACAAAAAGTTATTGTCAAGTCGTgatattcctgaaattcaacaACTATTGTCTGAGCGAGAATTTGAAACAGAAGGGCATACTGTTAGTATTTTAGAGTTAAATGTTGCAGATTTTGCAGAAAAAAATGCATTAATTggagaaaataaaagtaatcATGAAACAGATAGCAAAGAGCAAGAAGAAAGTGATAAGGATTCTGAAGATGACGAACAAATTGTGGGAATGACATTAAATGAAAACAAAGCAGTTAAAAGTTCTAAAGAAACTACAAAAGAAAAGCAGATTAATAATAAGAAAGATTTGAAACGAACAATAAGAAAAGCCACATTAAATCAAATAAAAAAGAGTAAAGCATTtcaacaaaaacaaaaattaaaccgccaaaagaataaaaaagaaagcatGAGAAAACTTAAGAGAGTTCAAAAAGTACAAAAACATagtggaaaatttaaaaaaaaatcaaatcacTGA
- the Agps gene encoding alkyldihydroxyacetonephosphate synthase isoform X1, with amino-acid sequence MSTNPKNGTIKDVEHLNGSTHFQSVIPQKRHELLKWNGWGYKDSQFRVNERNVLEFTGNRYPIGSKELPYFTQWVQDLLGVDLTRKSVSQPIPTNLPEPVVSSELMDAIQDLKIEYSTKGIDRLVRAHGHTLREIFILRNGMFKRIPDVILWPKCHEDVVKIIRLCARYGSVCIPFGGGTSVSGASSCPTNERRTIILLDTSQMNRILWIDRENLIACCESGIIGQDLEKQLRLQGLTSGHEPDSYEFSSLGGWVATRASGMKKNRYGNIEDLVVRVRMVTGRTEDPEITLERGILVPRASCGPDFDHVILGSEGTLGVVTEVVLKIRPIPKVVKYGSVVFPNFQTGVMALRQVAKKRCQPASIRLMDNEQFQFGQVLRPESSWGGLILQGLKQIYITRIKKFKWDQMCVATLLFEGDTSADVAAQEKKIYDIAKQHNGVPAGETNGERGYVLTFVIAYIRDLGLEFYVLAESFETSVSWKRALPLCRNVKSRVARECYAHGIEQYFISCRVTQTYDAGCCVYFYMAFNYKNLLDPVETYETIEHAAREEILANGGSLSHHHGIGKLRSCFYSDAVGEVGVSLYRAAKLHLDPHNIFAAGNLDPNCVSKL; translated from the exons ATGtcgactaatccgaaaaatggAACAATCAAGGATGTGGAGCATTTAAATGGATCCACCCACTTCCAGAGTGTTATACCGCAAAAAAG GCATGAATTATTGAAGTGGAATGGCTGGGGTTATAAGGATTCCCAGTTTCGTGTTAACGAAAGGAATGTTCTTGAATTTACTGGCAATCG GTATCCAATCGGAAGTAAAGAACTACCGTATTTCACTCAATGGGTCCAGGATCTGCTTGGCGTAGATCTGACAAGGAAAAGTGTGTCTCAACCGATACCGACTAACTTACCAGAACCAGTCGTATCGTCGGAACTTATGGATGCGATTCAAGACTTGAAAATTGAATACTCTACGAAGGGTATCGATCGGCTCGTTAGAGCACACGGGCACACacttcgagaaatatttattctgaGAAATGGGATGTTCAAACGAATACCAGACGTGATCCTCTGGCCAA AGTGTCACGAGGATGTCGTCAAAATAATTAGATTATGTGCTCGGTACGGATCAGTCTGTATTCCATTTGGAGGTGGAACCAGCGTTAGTGGTGCATCGTCTTGTCCGACGAATGAACGACGAACAATCATCCTGTTGGACACTTCGCAGATGAATAGAATATTATGGATAGATAGGGAAAACTTAATTGCCTGCTGTGAATCTGGTATCATCGGCCAAGACCTTGAGAAACAACTGCGTCTTCAAGGTCTGACTTCCGGTCACGAACCTGATTCTTACGAATTTTCTAG TTTAGGTGGCTGGGTCGCGACGAGGGCGAGTGGTATGAAGAAGAATCGGTACGGGAACATTGAGGATCTTGTTGTCCGAGTCAGAATGGTCACTGGTAGAACAGAAGACCCTGAAATAACGTTGGAAAGGGGTATACTGGTACCTCGAGCTTCGTGCGGACCTGATTTCGATCATGTGATCCTTGGTAGCGAAGGAACATTAGGCGTCGTCACGGAAGTAGTGTTGAAGATTAGGCCAATACCAAAAGTAGTCAAATATGGTAGCGTagtttttccaaatttccaaaCTGGTGTAATGGCGTTGCGTCAG GTAGCCAAGAAACGATGTCAACCCGCCAGTATACGTTTGATGGACAATGAACAGTTCCAATTCGGTCAGGTACTGAGACCGGAGAGCAGCTGGGGTGGTTTAATTTTACAGGGATTGAAGCAAATCTATATAACGAGGATAAAGAAATTCAAGTGGGACCAAATGTGCGTTGCTACGCTTCTGTTCGAGGGCGACACGTCGGCCGATGTAGCGGCGCAGGAAAAAAAGATCTACGATATCGCGAAACAACATAACGGCGTGCCAGCGGGGGAAACAAACGGTGAACGGGGTTATGTTCTAACGTTCGTTATAGCGTACATTCGAGATCTTGGTCTGGAGTTCTACGTTCTGGCCGAATCGTTCGAGACCTCGGTTTCATGGAAACGTGCTCTACCGTTGTGCAGGAATGTGAAATCGCGTGTGGCCAGAGAGTGTTACGCGCACGGTATCGAACAGTACTTTATCTCTTGTCGTGTTACGCAAACTTACGACGCCGGTTGTTGTGTATATTTCTACATGGCGTTTAATTATAAGAATCTATTGGATCCCGTCGAAACGTACGAAACAATCGAGCACGCCGCGCGTGAAGAGATTCTTGCCAATGGTGGTTCCCTGTCCCATCATCACGGCATCGGTAAACTACGTTCCTGTTTTTACTCGGACGCTGTGGGAGAAGTGGGTGTATCCCTGTACCGGGCAGCCAAACTACATCTGGATCCGCATAACATATTCGCAGCTGGAAACTTGGATCCGAATTGTGTATCGAAACTGTGA
- the Vito gene encoding nucleolar protein viriato isoform X2 — MKKKDGFHKRKVERQKKAQEQLQQQLKEERKRIKHDTREHYKKLLSSRDIPEIQQLLSEREFETEGHTVSILELNVADFAEKNALIGENKSNHETDSKEQEESDKDSEDDEQIVGMTLNENKAVKSSKETTKEKQINNKKDLKRTIRKATLNQIKKSKAFQQKQKLNRQKNKKESMRKLKRVQKVQKHSGKFKKKSNH; from the exons atgaaaaaaaaagacg GATTTCACAAACGAAAAGTAGAGCGACAAAAGAAAGCTCAAGAGCAGTTGCAACAGCAATtgaaagaagaacgaaaaagaATCAAACACGAT ACACGGGAACATTACAAAAAGTTATTGTCAAGTCGTgatattcctgaaattcaacaACTATTGTCTGAGCGAGAATTTGAAACAGAAGGGCATACTGTTAGTATTTTAGAGTTAAATGTTGCAGATTTTGCAGAAAAAAATGCATTAATTggagaaaataaaagtaatcATGAAACAGATAGCAAAGAGCAAGAAGAAAGTGATAAGGATTCTGAAGATGACGAACAAATTGTGGGAATGACATTAAATGAAAACAAAGCAGTTAAAAGTTCTAAAGAAACTACAAAAGAAAAGCAGATTAATAATAAGAAAGATTTGAAACGAACAATAAGAAAAGCCACATTAAATCAAATAAAAAAGAGTAAAGCATTtcaacaaaaacaaaaattaaaccgccaaaagaataaaaaagaaagcatGAGAAAACTTAAGAGAGTTCAAAAAGTACAAAAACATagtggaaaatttaaaaaaaaatcaaatcacTGA